GCGGTCATCAATCGAAGCGGCTCCCTGCATACAGTAACCAATGTATTTCTTAATGTCCTTAATCTTCATATCAGTGTTCTTCAAACAGCAAATGGTGTGAATAAAATTCAAGTCAGAATCGGTAAACTCACGATATCCGGCCTCGTTTCGGGAAACAAACGGCAAGAGCCCCTGCTTGTCGTAATACCGCAGCGTGTAAATGGAAAGGCCGGTCTTTTCGGCGACCTCTTTAATTGAATAAGTCATCTCATCATCCCTTTTAAGTTTAATGTCTTGCACTAGAGTGTACTCTAGCCTTTAGGATAAAGATATTAAATTAACGAGGAGAATATAAATGATTAAAAAAGTATTAGTAACTGGCGGGAACGGCTTTCTGGGCCTCCGAATTATTTCGCAATTGTTGGCTAAAGGTTATGACGTCAGAACCACGCTGCGTTCTCTCGACAAGCAATCACTGGTATTGGATACGTTAGCCGCCAACAACATTGCAAATCTCGACCAGCTGGAATTTGTTCGAGCTGATTTATCAAAAGACGATGGCTGGCAGGAAGCAATGAACGGCATCACAGATGTCATGAGTGTCGCATCCCCCGTATTCTTCGGTAACACCAAAGATAAAAATGCGGCAATGCGACCAGCAATCGACGGCATCACCCGAAACGTCCAAGCTGCACAGAATGCGGGAGTAAAGCGACTTGTCATGACCGCGAATTTTGGCGGCGTTGGTTTCAGCAATCTGGACAAAAATAGTATCACCGATGAAAATGACTGGACCAATCCGGATCAAAAGGGCCTTTCCCTATATGAGAAATCAAAATTACTCGCTGAAAAAGAAGCTTGGAAGCTGGTGAATGAGTCTGACAATTCAATGGCGTTGACAACTATCAATCCAGTTGCCATTCTCGGACCGGCAATGAACGGGCATATATCAGGGAGTTTCGGTATTTTGGAAAACTTGATGAATGGCAGCATGAAACACATTCCCAACATTCCGCTCAACATTGTTGACGTCAGAGACGTTGCCGATTTGCACATTCGCGCCATGGAAAATCCAAATGCCGCCGGGGAACGTTTTATCGCCACCGCCGACGGCCAGATTACCATGCCGGAAATGGCAACAATTATCCGACAGCATTACCCCCAACTGAAAAGCGAAGTTGCCGATAAAATTTTACCAAACTGGGTGGTGAGGGTCGGTTCCCTATTCAACCAACAGGCAAAAGAAGGTCAACTGTTACTGGACGTGAATCGGAATGTCAGTAATCAAAAAGCCCGCGACCTGCTGGGGTGGCAGCCAGTCGGCAGTATTGAGAAAACAATTCTGGATACGCTTCAGAGCATGGACAAATTTGACCTGTTGAAGTGAATGCACCATCAAAAAAGGCATTAACCCACGTCACAAAACGTCACTGAGGTTAATGCCTTTAGTCGACCATGATTTAATTATCAACTTTACCGAGGATAAACACATAGCCATATCGACTTGCCAAATCACCAGATTCACCACTTGGCATGACAATGTTATTGACAATTTGAATGCCGAGTTTGTATCCAGATAAGGACGCCCGCTTACTGTCGGTGTAGCCTTCCGCATTCAGCAATTTCTTAACACCGGCAATTTTGGTTGCGTTGGACGCATTGTGGTTGGTGTAAAGCCACTTTTGAATTGCCGGGAACGTCTTGATATCGGTGTAGCCGGTTGTACTGATCGGACTCGGATCACCATCAATATCATTATCAAAGCTGTCATAATTATAGGCAGCGATCTTTGATAACCCCAAATCCGGCTGAGAGTTAGGGAATAACTTAATAATTTCTCTGGCGAGTTTTTGATTCTTACCGGTTTGAAGATACTGGTTAAAATCGGTATTATTCACAAAATAACCAATATCAACATAATTCATTCCGGTATGATCGGGATTAAGCCCACCCGTGATCGCAGATTCTGCAACGTACCCCCTGGTACTCTTGGTGGTACCGTTTAAAGTCCCGGACAGGTAGACGTACTTGGTATCTTTCCCATTGTGCTGCATGACAACTGTATGGGTTTTCTGGAACACAGCACCAGGATAATCCTTCAGGTTCGCCCGTTTCTTAGTATGGGTATAATTCCATACGTAAACATTTTTTGCTTTGTACGAATCCTTTACGTGGAAATAATCGTACTTGTTATACCACTTTGTGCTGATAATTTGATACCCATATGGGCTAAATCCGGGAGTCAAAGCATTTGTTCGAACATACCCCTGCATGTTGCCAGTCCGGTTGGCAACGTAATAGTAAGTCGCACTCTTCAATTTGTGATAGATGCGAACCTTTTTCTCGACAAACCACGTGGTTGTTTTGTGATTGGCGAGTTTGTAACCCTTTTTGTAGAAGACATTCGACTTGATATTTTTGTCAAATTCCTGGTTATTCCACACGGACGCCTTGGTTTTGGCCTTCGCGTGAAAGGCAACATCTTCAGTATAGTTGCTGTAATTTTGATAAGTCTTCAGCGTTTTCACCCGATAATTATTGTGGGCTGCCTGTGCGGGCTGTGGGCTGGCCACCACAGCAAATACGACAAAGGCCAGCATCACACCGACAAGCTTAACGAGTTTTTTCATGAATGAACCCCCTCTTTCAATAACAGAATATCATGATTAAGTTACCACTGTGTTAAATAATGTATTCATTTTCATGATGGATTCAGATTGGTGTGTTGACGAAAGGTAGACAATCATTTAAAATTATAGGTATTCTATCACGAAAGGAAGATTGCTATGAGTTCACTTGTTAATCGCAGTTGGCAAAGCCGGTAACAAGTCACATCGACACAGATGCGACTTGATCTTAAGCATGCGATCATGAACGCATCTGTGCCGGCAATCTTTCGGAAAACGAACGGTCTGGCCAGATGATTTCGGCAGGCCGACTTATCACGAGTATTTCGGTCAGACCGGAATGCTCGTTTTTTGTTCGCATAACTGATGGCGTTACATATTTATTCAAATTGAGGGAGACAGCTATTATGAAGAAAAAATATTTAATTTCAGGTGTCGTGTTAATTTTTGTCGTAATCTTGGGGGTTGCATTTTTCCAAGGACAACAGAAGCAAAAGCCCCAGGCCAAGCCAACCGTGGGGATTCTCCAGTTGATGTCCCATCCAGCTTTGGATGCCATCCATAAAGGAATTATCCACGGTCTTGAAGAAGAGGGCTATAAACCTGGTAAGAACATCAAAATTGACTTTCAAAATGCCCAAAATGATCAAAGTAATTTGAAGACCATGAGCACCAAGTTTGCCAACGAGGACGCCGATCTTTCAATTGGGATCGCCACCCCATCTGCTCAGGCATTGGCCAACACCATTACCCACAAGCCCGTCATCTTGGGGGCCATCACTGATCCTAAAGGCGCTGGTTTGGTAAAGAACAATGAAAAACCCGGCGGCAACATCACCGGTGTTTCCGATCAGGCACCTTTAAAAGAGCAGCTGAATTTGATCAAGCAATTCATGCCAAAAATGAAAACCTTGGGAATTATCTACACTTCCAGTGATGACTCCGCTGTTGCCCAATACAAGATGTTTGTCAAATTATGCAAACAGGAAAACGTCCGTCTCAAAGCATACTCAATCGCCAACACCAACGATTTGACCCAGGTTGCTGAACAAGCGGTTCGCTCAGTGGATGCCATTTATGTCCCAACCGACAACACGATTGCTGGGGCCATGCAGACACTGGTTGGCGCTGCCAATAACGCCAAAGTCCCTGTTTTCCCAGCTGTTGATACGATGGTCAAGCAAGGCGGCGTAGCAACTTACGGCATCGACCAGTATCAATTAGGAGTTGCGACCGGTAAGATGAGTGCCCAAATATTGAAGGGTAAGAAGAAGCCGTCAACCACCCCAATTAAATTCTTCCGTCACGGAAAATTAATTATCAATGAAAAGCAGGCTAACAAGTTGGGAATCAAGATTCCTGCCAACCTCTTAAAAGAAGCCCAACAAAAAGGAGAATTGATCAAATGAGTATTATCGTCTCAGCCATCGGCCAAGGATTGACCTGGGGAATTGTCGGTATCGGCTTATTCCTGACTTTTAGAATTCTGGATTTCCCCGACATGACCGTTGAAGGAACCTTCCCCATGGGCGCAGCTGCCTGTGTCGCCGCCATTTATTCAGGGGCCTCACCACTAGTCGCAACTTTGATTGCCTTTGTGGCAGGCATGCTGGCTGGTTTGGTGACTGGTTTGCTGTATACCAAAGGTAAAATTCCGGTATTACTTGCCGGAATTCTGGTGATGACCGCTGCTTACTCAGTCAACCTGAGAATCATGGGCAGAGCCAATTTATCGCTCTTCGACAAACCCACCATGTTAAAGAACCACTTTTTGGAATCCTTACCACCCTATTTTGACAGTGTCCTTCTTGGGATCGTCGTGGTTGCCATCGTCACAGCACTTATTGTTTACTTTCTCCAGACCAACCTCGGCCAAGCATTTATTGCCACCGGTGATAATCCCAACATGGCCCGCTCACTTGGCATCAGCACAGATGCCATGCAGATTATGGGCTTGGGTGTTTCTAACGGTTTAATTGGCCTTGGTGGCGCCTTGGTTGCTCAAAATAATGGTTTTGCCGACGTCAATATGGGAATCGGTGTCATCGTGGTTGCCCTGGCTTCCATCATTATTGGTGAAGTCGTCTTTGGCGATTTGACGATGAACCAGCGGCTGATCGCAGTGACCATCGGGAGTATCTTGTACCGATTTGTTATTTTGCTGGTTCTCAAGCTCGGCTTCAACGCCAACGATTTGAACCTAATTTCAGCTATCGTCTTGGCATTATTCATGATGTTCCCGGTTTTGGAAAAACGCTTCCGAATCCGCCATACTTTAGCAAAGGGGATGACCAAACATGACTGAACCAATCTTCGAATTAAATGACATTGTGGTCACCGTCAACCACGGCACACCTGAGCAGATTAACATCATGGATCACGTGAATTTATCTGTCTTCCCTGGCGACTTCATTACGATTCTCGGTTCTAACGGGGCCGGTAAATCGACCTTGTTCAACGTCATTGGCGGCAATCTCCCTGTGACCAGCGGCCAAATTCTCCTGAACGGCAAGGACATCACCAGCATGTCGGTTGAGAAGCGGACCCGGTTCTTAAGCCGAGTATTCCAGGATCCCAAAATGGGAACTGCGCCACGGATGACGGTGGCAGAAAATCTGCTGCTGTCCGAAAAGCGTGGCCAACGTCGCGGCTTTGCACCGCGGCATCTCAAGACGCACATGGATAAATTCAAGCAAATCACCTCAGTGATGAATAACGGTTTGGAACATCGGCTGAACACGGCAACTGGCAAGCTTTCCGGTGGCCAGCGACAGGCCTTGAGTTTCTTGATGGCCACCATCAAGCGCCCCGACATCCTGTTATTGGATGAGCACACCGCAGCCCTTGATCCGCAAACTTCGCAAGAATTGATGACTGCCACGAACGATCAAATTACCCGCAACCATTTAACCTGTTTGATGATCACCCACCATTTGGATGATGCCCTGAAATACGGAAATCGCTTAATTGTCTTGGATAACGGTCGAATCACTTACGATATCGCCGGTGACGAGAAGGATAATCTCACCAAGGAAGAGTTGCTGAGTTTCTTTAATGATATTGAAGAGTAACGCACGATTGCTTTTATAATTAAAATGTCAACTTGGTCGGTGCATGCGAATCCGCATGTACCGGCCTTTTTTCTTGCTTCCATTTTTGAGAGAAGGTTCAAATCCTTTAAAATCTGAGTAAAATGAGACCTACCATTCGGTTTATGAGAAATTTTAAAGCGCTTTCTTTGTATATTCTATATCTTCCTATTTATAATGAGGGCGTACAAAGTGTCTATAATCATTTGTGATTGTGAATTTTCTATATAATTTTAACTTATGTAAATAATTCGATTTTTCTTCACAGAATCTTTATAGATTTTTTGTAAACTATAGTCAGTAAAGGAAAAGGAAGTGAACATTATGCAAAATCAACAATCAACTCCAAAGAAACGTCGATTTAAGATGCCTTCAGCCTACACCATCTTATTTCTGATCATTATTTTTGTTGCTATTTTAACTTGGATCATCCCTGCCGGACAGTATAGCACCGACAAAGCCGGCAATATCATTGCCCACACTTACAAAGCGGTGGCTTCTAATCCGCAGGGAATCTGGGACGTCTTCTCCGCCCCGATTTATGGAATGGTCGGAAATGATACGACGGAAGGCGCGATCTCCGTTTCACTGTTCATCCTGGTGATTGGGGGCTTCTTGGGAGTCGTCAATCAAACTAAGGCGCTTGATGATGGAATTGCGACTGTTGTGTCAAAATACAAAGGCAAGGAAAAAGTTTTGATTCCCCTGCTGATGATTTTGTTTGCACTTGGTGGGTCAACTTACGGCATGGCCGAAGAAACCATTGCCTTTTACCCACTGCTAATTCCAGTCATGATTGGGGTCGGCTTCGATTCACTAGTGGCCGTCGCAATTGTCTTGGTTGGTTCGCAGGTCGGATGTTTGGCATCCACGGTTAACCCATTTGCGACCGGGGTTGCCTCACAAACGCTGCACATTTCACCCGGAGATGGGATTATTTCCCGGGCGGTCCTGTTTGTCATCGTGGTGGCAATCAGTATCCTGTTTGTTTACCGATACGCTGCCAAAATTGAAAATGATCCTTCAAGGTCTTACGTCTTTGAACAGCGTGAAGAAGATTTGAAACGATTTGCGTTGAACCATGAAGACCAACCCGGCACTAAGATGACCGGCCGACAAAAAGCCGTTCTCTGGATGTTTGGTTTGACATTCCTAGTCATGATCATGGGCTTGATTCCATGGGACCAAATCAACAAGAACTGGACCTTCTTTACCAGTTTCACCAAATGGGTTCAAGATGTGCCATTCTTAGGTAGTCTGGTTGGTTCCAACCTGGTACCATTTGGTTCCTGGTACTTCACTGAAATTACGACCCTCTTCTTCTTGATGGCAATCGTGGTGATGTTCGTCTTCCATATGAAGGAATCCACATTTATCGAATCATTCTTAGCCGGAATGAGTGACTTCATGGGTGTAGCAATTGTTGTTGCTGTTGCCCGTGGAATTCAAGTTGTCATGAATGATGGAAACATCACCGCAACCGTTCTCCACTGGGGTGAAATGGGCTTGTCCAACCTCGGGTCGGTTGTCTTCATCATCTTGGCATACATCTTCTACATCCCAATGTCCTTCTTGATTCCATCAACGTCAGGCCTGGCAGCCGCTACGATGGGCATCATCGGCCCAATGGGTAAGTTCGCCGGTGTTGACCCAAGCTTGGTTGTAACAGCTTACCAGAGTGCATCCGGCTGGGTTAACCTAATCACACCAACATCGGGCGTTGTGATGGGAGCCTTGACAATTGCCCACGTCAACATCACGACTTGGTGGAAATTCATGTTCAAATTGATGGTTTACTTGTTCTTAGCGACTGCGATTTTCCTGGGGGTAATGGCACTGCTGTAGAGCGCGACGAGGCCCGGGTGATGCGGTTTCTAAGGGTACTGTGATTAAAGCCCCTGGTTTTGGGGCTTTAATCACAGTACCCTTAGAAGTTAGCATCTGGGCCGTCGGAGCGCATTTCAATCAGAGCGCGACGAGGCCCGGGTGACCCCGGAGTGTAAGCCGAAAGCTTTGATGATGGACGTTTTTGGTCCATCATTAAAGTTTTTGGCTTACACAGTAGGGGTCAGGGCCGTCGGAGCGCCTTTCCACTCGGTAAAAAGAACCCACAAACACCCATCAACCTCAAACAAAAGCCACCAACCAAAACCACTAACAACAACCAAAAACCAAAAAACTCAACCTAGGAGGCACCAACAAAAATGTCTGAAAAATTAGTCACAGAAACAGAACAAAACGAAGCTGTTGAAGGCTTAAAACGCTTAGTCAGCAAACCTTCAGTCAATGATCCAGCCACCGTTTCCAAAACGACGCCATTTGGTCAAGGAATCGACGACGCATTAACCGAAGTCTTACAGATCGCTGAAGAAAATGGCTTCAAGACGTTTAAAGATCCTGAAGGCCATTATGGCTATGCTGAAATTGGCTCCGGCGATAAGATCTTTGGCATTATTGGCCACATGGACGTTGTCCCGGCCGGTGATCCAAATGATTGGGATTCCGATCCATTTACCGCAACCATCAAAGATGGCTACATTTACGGCCGTGGCACCCAAGACGACAAAGGTCCTTCGATGGCAGCCATGTTCGCCGTCAAAGCCCTAGTTGATCGTGGGTACAAGTTCAACTGCCGCATTCGATTTATCTTCGGCACCGACGAAGAGACCCTTTGGCGTGGGATTGCTGTGTATAACCAAAAGGAATCCCCAACTGATTTTGGAATCGCACCCGATGCCGAATTCCCACTGATTTACGCAGAAAAAGGGCTGGAACAGTCCTACCTGGTTGGTCCCGGGATGGATGATCTGTCCCTCGATTTGGAAAATGCTTTTAACGCCGTCCCTGCCAAAGCCCCTTACAACGGGCCAAAGCTGGATGAAGTCAAGGCATCCCTGGACAAACACGGCTTCAAATACGAAGACCATGGCACTGATGGCATCACCGTCGTTGGTAAAGCGGTTCATGCCATGAATGCCCCTCAAGGTACCAATGCAGTCTTGCGTTTGGCAATTGCCTTGGACAACGTCTTTGACAGCCCCGTACTCGACTTCTTTGGCAAGAAATTCCAGGAGGACGCTACCGGTACCAATCTGCTTGGCGATGTCGAAGATGAGGCGTCTGGTCATTTGACCATGAATATTTCCAGTCTCAAAATTGATCAAAAAGAAACTCGCATGCAAGTCGACATGCGGATTCCCGTCACCGTTAATCATGACGAATTGATTGAAAAGCTCAAGGAGGCGGCCGAACCATATGACCTGCACTACGAGGCATTTGACTATGTTGCCCCACTGTATGTGCCAACTGACAGTGATTTAGTCAAGACGTTAATGTCAACCTACAAGGATTTGACCGGCGATGACACCCAACCGCAAATTTCCGGCGGTGCCACATTTGCCCGAACCATGAACAACTGCGTGGCTTATGGTGCCATGCTGCCAGGAACCCCTGATTTTATGCATCAGGTCAATGAAAATTGGGAGCTTAAGAGTATGTACAAGGCAATGGATATTTACGCTGAAGCAATTAAACGTCTCTGCACAGACTAACCGTGACGTTCATGAAATATAAAAAATGCTCGGGAACCAATCGTTCTCGAGCATTTTTGTGTCTCTATTAATCTAAGCGAGTCTATTTGTTTTGAGCAGCCGACTTCAATGCGGCATTCTTTCGCATATCCATTTCAATTTGTTCAAGCGTCTTGCCACGGGTTTCTGGCACCATGTAGATGACGAAGAAGATTGAAACGATCGCAAAGAAGGTAAAGACGGCAAATGGTCCACCAACATTGTTGTTAAACATGTGAAGTAATTCCAAGAAGAATTGTGAAACGATAAAGTTTCCAATCCAGTTGGCAGCGGAACCAATTGAAGTTCCGACTCCACGGACATTCAATGGGAAGATTTCACCGATCATCAACCAGCAAATTGGGCCCCATGAAACGGCGAAACCAAAGATATAAATTCCAATCAGGATCATGGTTGGAACAGCAGCGTCTTGAACTTTTAAAGTGAAGTTCAAGATTGAGAGAATTCCAATTGACAATGCCATGACGATTGAACCAAATAGCAGAATGGTTCTTCGGTTGAATCGATCCATGATATTGTATGCCAAGATCGTGCAGAGGAAGTTGACAATCCCAATCCCAACAGAAATCCAAATAGCGTTACTCTCAGGGAAACCAAAGCCTTTAATGAAGACTTGCGGCAGGAAATAAATCACTGAATTAATTCCAACTAACTGTTGAAGCAGCATCAGCAAAATCGCAACAATCACTGCTGGGCGAGCAAAGGTAAACAGCTCTTTGAGACCGCCCTTGGGTTGGTTGGCAACTTCTTGAATCCCAGCCAATTCCTTGTCAGGATCCTCATCTGTCTTTGCCCGGAGTTCATGAAGAACGTCCCGAGCCTCGTCAATCCGACCCTTTTCAACCAAATAACGTGGTGATTCGGGGAGAATGATTGAACCGACAAACAGCATCAAAGCTGGAATCAAAGCGGATCCAAGCATCCAACGCCAGTCACGTAATCCCAGCAGATTGTGATGTAAGAATCCTAAGTTGGAAACGTATGCTAACAGGATTCCTAAAGTAATCATCAACTGAAACATCGTACCAAGTGAGCCACGGTGCGGTGCATCAGCCAACTCTGCCAAATAGGCTGGCGTTAAAGCTGACGCAGATCCGACAGCAAAGCCTAAGATGATTCGGGCAATGACCATTGATACAAATCCTTGGGCAAACATTGACAGTCCTGATCCAATTAAGAATAGGATCGAGGCTAAAACCAACAGGCGCTTTCGACCAAACCGGTCCGAAAGTGAACCAATCGACAACGCACCAACAGATGAACCAATCAAAACAGACGAGACAATGAACCCAGTCTGTTCAGTTCCTAAATTAAAATTGCTTTCAATCAATGGTGAGGCACCTGAAATAATACCAGTATCAAATCCAAATAGAAGGCCACCTAATGCACCAAAGAAGAAAATAAAGAACGTACTTAAATGACGTGCTTTCACGATTATCCCTCCTTAGGGGATCATTTCTGAATCAATCAAATCTTGTAATCCCTTTCATTTGAAACAAAAATACATTAAAACAGTTCAGTATTCATACTCCCCCTTTAGATACTCAATTTGTACTATCCTTCAGTATAAAAACGTTGAGGCTAAAATTCAAGAAATTACATTTTTGACTTACTAATATTCAGTTGATAACCAATCAGATTTAAAGCTAATTTGTAATTCGTTATAATAGTTAGGTACCGAAACACTTTGCTTGTGTTCAAAAAAATTCAGTGTATACTTCTTATTGTTAGGTACCTAAGTATAACAATTTAAAGGAGAATGAATATGGCAGATATTAATAAAAGAGAACTATTAGGCAAGTTCTTCGGCTTCCTTCATGGAACCCAACGATTTGCCCGTCACCAAGAACGGCCTTACCATTTGCGGGGCCAAAACAGAGTCCTGGTTATCCTGTCCAAGGAAGGCACACTGATTCAAAGTCAGTTGGCTGAAATCATGGACATCCGACCATCATCAATGACTGAATTGTTGTCCAAGTTGGAAGAGCGCGGCTTGATCACCCGGACTCCTGACGAAAACGACAAACGAGTTACCAATGTGGCCATCACCGACGAAGGCAAGAAAGCCATCGAAGACGATGATTCCACTGATGACATGCTCGACCAAATTTTTGCGGGGCTCTCTGATGAAGAATTGGCTCAATTAAACGAACTGTTGAGTAAATTGAACACGTCACTCAAAGAGAAACTCCCTGACCACGACGACGAACCAGGTTGGGGACACCGTTTCCCTCACCGCGGATTTGGCGGCGGCCCTCATGGCCATCACGGCTTTGGTGGTCCCCACGGCGATCCTCGCGGTCATGGACCAATGGGATTCGCGCCAAGAGATTAAGTTGTTTCATCACAGAAAGGCTGCCGATTTGGCAGCCTTTTTGCATACATATAATACTCTAACTTTTCACATTCTAACTCTTCACAAAATTAGCAATCACATCCTGTTTCTTACTCATCTTAATTTTCGCCTGAGCAGCTGCTAAGCGAGCCACCGGTACCCGGTAAGGTGAGCAGGAAACATAGGAAACATTGATCGACTCGAAGAACTCGATTGATTTGGGATCCCCACCAACTTCTCCGCAAACGCCGATTGGCAGGTTGGGTTTGGTAAACCGGCCTTTCTCAACAGCCATCTTCATTAATTCACCGACGCCGTCTACATCAACCGTTTGGAACGGATCTGCTTTGAGAAGCCCCTTCTCAATGTATTCTGGCATGAACGAACCCACATCATCCCGGGAGAAGCCATAGGTCAGCTGGGTTAAATCGTTGGTGCCAAAGCTGAAGAAGTCGGATACTTCGGCAACTTTATCAGCAGTTAAGCAGGCCCGCGGAATTTCCATCATCGTTCCAACCGTGTATTTCAACCTGGTTCCTTGCTCGTTAAACAAGCTTTCGACCTGGTTCACAACGATGTCTCGAACCCAGCTCATCTCAGCCTTGGAACCGGTGAGTGGAATCATAATGTGTGGCTGAATTTCCAGTCCTTGGGTGTGCAGCTCCAAAGCAGCTCCAATGATTGCCCGTACCTGCATCTCATAAATGTCTGGGAAGGTTACAGCCAATCGATCGCCACGATGACCGAGCATCGGGTTGATTTCTTTGAGGGCATCCACTCGACGAACCAGGTATTCCGGGTCAATTCCCAACTGATCGGAAACTTGAGCAATTTCTTTGGCGTCGTGCGGTAAAAATTCGTGTAATGGTGGATCCAGCAAACGAATCGTGACCGAACGGCCTTCCGATAAACGGAACAATTCGTAAAAGTCTCCCTGCTGCATCTGCAGTAACTCGGCCAGGGGGGCTTTTCGTTCTTCGGCGTCTTCAGCGATGATCAACCGTCTCATTTCCAGCAGTCGCTCCGGTTTGAAGAACATGTGCTCCGTTCGAGTCAGGCCAATTCCGTCAGCACCGAATTTCAGTGCTTGGGCAAAATCGGCAGGCGTGTCGGCGTTGGCATACACGCCCAGGTCTCCTTCCTGCTTGGACCAATCCAAAATTGTCGACAGGTCGTCATTGACCCTTGAATCATTGGTCTGAATCTGCCCGAAATAAAGGTTACCGTTAGTGCCGTCAACTGACAGCCAGTCTCCTTCGTGCAGCTCAGTTCCGGCAATGGTGGCGACCCCGTTTTGATAGTCAACCTGCAGATCATTCACCCCAACCGTCGCCGGGGTTCCCATGCCACGCGCCACAACCGCCGCGTGGGAAGTCATCCCACCACGGGAAGTGACAATCGCTTCACTAATGACCATCCCTTCAATGTCCTCTGGTGACGTATCCTGCCGAACCAGGATAACCTGCTGTTCCAAATCATCATG
Above is a genomic segment from Lentilactobacillus buchneri containing:
- a CDS encoding sugar porter family MFS transporter, with protein sequence MKARHLSTFFIFFFGALGGLLFGFDTGIISGASPLIESNFNLGTEQTGFIVSSVLIGSSVGALSIGSLSDRFGRKRLLVLASILFLIGSGLSMFAQGFVSMVIARIILGFAVGSASALTPAYLAELADAPHRGSLGTMFQLMITLGILLAYVSNLGFLHHNLLGLRDWRWMLGSALIPALMLFVGSIILPESPRYLVEKGRIDEARDVLHELRAKTDEDPDKELAGIQEVANQPKGGLKELFTFARPAVIVAILLMLLQQLVGINSVIYFLPQVFIKGFGFPESNAIWISVGIGIVNFLCTILAYNIMDRFNRRTILLFGSIVMALSIGILSILNFTLKVQDAAVPTMILIGIYIFGFAVSWGPICWLMIGEIFPLNVRGVGTSIGSAANWIGNFIVSQFFLELLHMFNNNVGGPFAVFTFFAIVSIFFVIYMVPETRGKTLEQIEMDMRKNAALKSAAQNK
- a CDS encoding MarR family winged helix-turn-helix transcriptional regulator, with protein sequence MADINKRELLGKFFGFLHGTQRFARHQERPYHLRGQNRVLVILSKEGTLIQSQLAEIMDIRPSSMTELLSKLEERGLITRTPDENDKRVTNVAITDEGKKAIEDDDSTDDMLDQIFAGLSDEELAQLNELLSKLNTSLKEKLPDHDDEPGWGHRFPHRGFGGGPHGHHGFGGPHGDPRGHGPMGFAPRD
- the ppdK gene encoding pyruvate, phosphate dikinase — protein: MKYIYRFEEGNKDMRRLLGGKGANLAQMTSLGFPVPSGFTISTEACQAFYDNGNQLNDDTLEQIDQALDQLSTKVGKRFNSPDNPLLVSVRSGAAISMPGMMDTILNIGLNDQTVKTLAAITDNERFAYDSYRRLLAMFGNVVYEIPEDIFDQILEDIKITNHYDSDLDLTVADLHTIVGKFKELYIAEAGKEFPQDPKVQLLAAVNAVFESWNNHRAQVYRRENHIASDLGTAVNVQMMVFGNAGEDSGTGVAFTRNPATGENKLFGEYLLNAQGEDVVAGIRTPQPISTLADTMPDLYNEFVATAKKLEIHYRDMQDLEFTIEHGTLYMLQARNGKRTPTAAVKIAVDLVEEGLISRTEALLRINPDSIGAILYPEFDEEALQQSQPAASGLPASPGAASGQIYFTAESAKAAHDDLEQQVILVRQDTSPEDIEGMVISEAIVTSRGGMTSHAAVVARGMGTPATVGVNDLQVDYQNGVATIAGTELHEGDWLSVDGTNGNLYFGQIQTNDSRVNDDLSTILDWSKQEGDLGVYANADTPADFAQALKFGADGIGLTRTEHMFFKPERLLEMRRLIIAEDAEERKAPLAELLQMQQGDFYELFRLSEGRSVTIRLLDPPLHEFLPHDAKEIAQVSDQLGIDPEYLVRRVDALKEINPMLGHRGDRLAVTFPDIYEMQVRAIIGAALELHTQGLEIQPHIMIPLTGSKAEMSWVRDIVVNQVESLFNEQGTRLKYTVGTMMEIPRACLTADKVAEVSDFFSFGTNDLTQLTYGFSRDDVGSFMPEYIEKGLLKADPFQTVDVDGVGELMKMAVEKGRFTKPNLPIGVCGEVGGDPKSIEFFESINVSYVSCSPYRVPVARLAAAQAKIKMSKKQDVIANFVKS